The Cryptomeria japonica chromosome 6, Sugi_1.0, whole genome shotgun sequence genomic interval tctactgcaaattgtcctacatccccatcgaagATGGAAGACATTAGTAAAGTGCCTTACCAAAAAACAGTTgggagtttgatgtatgctatggtatgtactagaccagacattgcccaagcagtgggagttctgtctagatatatgtctaatcgtggtagagttcattggtatgtagtcaaaagagtcttcagatatttggagggtacctcagagtattctttgtgtcaTCTAGGTAAatcagttggagacatgatttcctttgatattcatggttatgtggatttagagtgggcaagtgatattgatagaaaaatatccaccagtgcttatgtgtttactttatttggtggtgtaatTAGTTGGACGAGTAAGAGACACACTGTGGTTGCTTTTTCCattactgaagtagagtatatggcagctactcatgcttgtaaagaggtcatttggcttaagagactgtgttcagacattggaataaaacaaggagccatgACATGGTTAGAGTgagatctgcctagctaagaacccgacatttcatgcccggactaagcacattgatgttaagtatcattttgtgagagatatggttgaagatgatagggtgaagatggttaaggtagaaaatttgatgaatgttgcagattctttaactaaggctatgagcacagagaagtttagatggtgctcGGAGTCTATGAGCCTCAtgacccctagcaattgatttattgcgttgatactcccttttctcttgcaaggtgttcgacaagtgggatatTTGTAGGGagaatggtgtctcaaccttgcaggttactatttatagtaagttttcagttgagcacgaaatagtgcaaAATTCTTtccaaagcttttggttggctagataagcattccggtaaagttacgtcgcaagatcacaactagttttgaagatattaaattttctattttggaggggtccaatgaaaggtttaaatttaattttggggactttggaGGCCCCAAAATTCCCTAAAAATTGGGCTTAAATGAAATAGCATTTTTGAGGCAATATAGTACTTCACGAGATTTCCGACGCTTTAAACGGTTCATCAATAAGAcacacgattctcaagttatggcttctagaagtttgtactcctaaaataggaaatataaaatacatcaaacacgtaaatgagctataaaaagggagggacaagTCATAGGGCATCTAAAAGGGAGATAAGATCGACTACAccttattggatggttttagcccatggttttgtaataccatttgacagtttcttgtattgtatccgTTATATATGAgctgcgtgagatagaggttgtgtgtaagagtcttatagctattgagttacctttgaatctacgattagtggtactcctgcaaagatattgctctgcaagtatattgtattctATTTTTAATTGCAGAATAATATATTGgttgacttttggagtgtggggtttttctcctgaaagggttttccccacataaatcactgtgttatggtttgaatgttattatatctatttttatagtctgtaactattgtgatgatctataaaagtttttgtattaccctcctctcaaggtttgtgtaggaagttgtttcgctacttaacttccgtTCACTTTTCTCATGATCCTCTATTTTATTTTCATCACACATTTGCTTAGTTCTTGAGAAAATAGTAGAAATGAgtcacaaatttttattttttttatttttttccctttttgtAGGTTATAACCCATAATAATTTAGGATTGATAGTGATTAAGCCTTGGGATCAACACTACTAAGATATAACATTCTTTCACtataacaaaattatattatttattattttgattaaaaAATGACATTTTCCTCCCTATATTTGTGTACATAGTGACATTAAATTTGGTCAGGACTCTTCAAAAAATATAGGTCAAAATAAAATGCCACATTCTCATAGAATTGAATCAAGTAATTGATGCCAAGATCAAACAAACACATTAACAAGTGATCCATCTATTCCATATTGTTAAATTAGGTCAACTTACTTCTTAGGGAAGCAATTCACAAATAGATATGTTGCTAGTCTATTTTCACATCATTTGTAACAATTGCATGCAATGAGGACCATAAATCTTCAAGGATGGATGATTGATCTAAGAGTATGTAGATAACCAAACCATGCCACAAATATTAGGTTTTGAACGATttcttaaataatttcttaaaggaATTCCTCATCCAACTCAAAATCCATGTGTCAAATATGGCTTCTATGATATTGCAAGAATTGACTGGCCTTCAAGATTTATGACAACTAATGTAAACTATGAAATAAATCGACTCCAAATGTTTCTTTGTAGTTTGTTAGAGAGGAGTAACAAGGCATATTCCAACATAATATAAATTATTTGTTATAGTTCTACATCTATTGTTAAATATAATCTCTACTTTCCTGCTGAATTATACCATGTACGTTTCTAACCTTGATCATTAATCAAATTGTTTTCACACATGAACCTAGTTTCTATCACTTGTATTGGGTTTTCCAAAAGATTCTTCCCTAATATACAAAATAGTCTTAGGATATTACTCTTAGATTGTTTTTAGACTCCTATATCTCTCAAAATTTTCCTTGTTTGCAACCTTTTTGTGATTGCATATTCTTTGTAacaagatttattcaatttaaaaaaagaTAGGATATTTCAAAGCTTATGGAGACAATGTCATATTTTCCACGTGCATGGTATTACAAATCTACAATAGCATTGTTTGTTGGTTTAAATTTTCTCAATTATGTAATTATAAATAATAACATGCGAAACTTCTTATTAAATGACAAGATGTTTTTTTTGCACTATATAAACTAGGTTCTAGAAACATATTTCTATACATTCTTTCTTATTTTTAGATAATTTTACAAGAAATCTCGTGGaaatatttttttatgttgatGTGTAGACTTAAACTCTATTGATTATTTATGGGAAAATATCCTTCTCTTGCACCTAAAGTAATCTACTCTTGTCCATTAAACTTTTAAGATGAAATTAATGTGAGTTTGCACAATATTATCATTATAATAAATACAAAGATTCAATTGCATTATTTTAAACTTAAACTTATTGGTCACTTACATTTTATTAGAAATATTTCACAAGAACCCATGTGTCATAACCATGAATAATCCACTTAGAACTCATTCtatcaaaacaaaacaaacctagaaaaatatacacacaatcgaatccagaaaaaatacactagaaaaacAAACCTACTTATAAACTATCAATTGAATACCAATAAAACGTCATATTAGCTTACCAGTAACATGCAAACCAAAATTTGTGCAGTtttaattcattaaaaaaatatgTGGGGACAGAAGCATATCCATGATGAGCACAAAACTTCCCTCTGACGAGCATCGAATCGTCACAGGGACGACAACTATATTATCAGATATTGAATTCAGCTTTCCTTAATGATCTGGGATTTTAACTTTGGGTTCTTTGCAACTTCTTGAGCTTGCGGGCGATAACGCCTGGGACTTGCAGAAGAAGAAGAACGCGAGGATAGACCCCAGACACATTTTAATAGCTATCAGCAATGACCAGGAAATCAGCAAGCTCGTGGGCACCATCACCCTTGCAAATGTTGGCTTTCATTTATTGCTGATTCCTTCAAGTGTGGCACCTATGATGACTGAGTCTCGAAGAACTTTTGCTTGTACTTCTAGTCTAAAGTAATTCTGAATTGATTGTCCTGCTCAATAATTGTAGTTATGGTTCGATACTTCATTGCATCTTTGGGATGCAACGTTAACTTTGGCGCAGATCTAACTAGGATGCCACTTTCTAAATTGCTAAAAGCGTTGTGTATTGGAATTTGACACTTTGCTTTTGCGTGTCTGATCGAGTGTGATTGGATTCCTATTTGGTGCTTGCATTCTGCTGTTGAGTGTATAATTTAAGTGAAAATTATTGTGAATGGAATCGAATTAGAGACATGACATAAGGTCATATAACAAATCAATAtcaaattttatcactttgcacccttctttttaatctttcaataATCTTTCAATCAATGGAATTGCCTTACTTTTCAAGTATTGTTGATTCatctattgttgaagattttcaaattcattgtcaatctttttCAATtagtcaatagtaaccctagttagtgattcatcctcaccatgagaattatgaaaaacatgggaataaatgacatcatttgttggattatagaaaccaccaacattctcatgaaatgagttatccaaattaggctccatatccttagtaattaaaccttaagAAGCCTTATTTTTACAACTTATTCTCATAGGAATATTGTTGGTAGGGCTAATGgcaacaaaactcatgcacaaaagagggaaatttgaatgcacaaattgaaaattatgattaaacaatgcaaaattttaatAAAGTGATTGATTAACAAATTAATTAAGCAACGTGATttgtgaaattgaaagataaatgcCTCCAAATCATAACATAGcatatcataaagatcagatctgaaaatggatttgaaaaattatgcaacccacaagtaaattttagaatcaTGAATTAGGGTTTctgtgaattcaacctctaaatttatataattcaattgaaagtgagatctatgagtgcaaatttgaattttaaattgcataaaaaatAAGATCTaagacaattaatccaaattaggcaacccacaagttcaattttaatggGGCCATCTTGCAACAAAGCTCTAAAAAAATAGGATAGTCTGATGCATACCTCGACAATTTTAATGGGGCCTTTTCATAACCCTCGATTCTCAAATAAGAGAATGTGTTGAACTGGATGTAATAGCTACCAAATTGCATAACTAGGGCCACAACTTTTACAAAAAATCTTTTTCTTGGTGACCCTTCAATCCTTTTCACTAGGGTCATGAAGAATGCATCATGGACACGTGAGAAGTTTCTCATTCCCACATTCATTCTTTGAAGTATTCAGAGTTGGGCCTTCTCACTACTCAGTGCAAAAGTACAATCATGTTTGAGATATCTTCCCTGAATAAATCTCTTTTTATCCTAGTGGGAAGCTTGGAATTCCCCTTCCTTTCTAATTTTAACCAACTCCAAGCAATGGAACTGAAATATCAATCTATTTGATTTTGAAATAATTCCCACTCAGATTGTATGGTTATGTATACAAATTGCTCCTTTCCCAAAATTTGTAACTCTGAGTGCATGCAAAGACTAACTCTGAACAGGCAATAGTTGGAGGGAAACCTCAATCTTGTGAGAGCCCACTATCGAAGGTTTTATGTGTAATGCGACACCTATTGCAATGCTGTAATCTTCCCAAGACATCATGGAGGTGAGTATCCCCCATGTCTATGTATTTACATCATCTAAGACATGGTCTAAAATAGGAGACATTTTGGGTTTCATCCTACATAGGAGAAGATAGGCTATAGCTTTTGTAACTATAATGGGAACTGAGTTAATTGGCAAAAAAATCAGACCGAGGTAGAGATATGAATTTATGAGCATGGCCATTGAGACCCCTTGCTAATTTCACCCATGAAGCCCTAAATATTTACTAAAGTAGTAGTGAAGAAAGAAAAATCTTGGCTTAAACCTAGTTTTTATGTGCCCATGACTTCACCATTAATATGATCTTTTAGACTGTCTCCCGTTCGCCACCCAAAACATGCACAACGATTTCAACTAAAAGGTGGTAGCTCTATACATGCCTTATAGAGCATTTAAAAATTGCATGCTTAGGGTAGCATACCGTACTATCCAGCTCGCAAAAATGAGCTGACATTATTTTCATAAAGAGCACCAACACTTTTCCCACATTTTGAATTGAGTTTTGTATTTAAGGCTCATTAATTTTACATGTTCGCTGATGTCACGATTGGGAACGTGCCTTAAAAATAGGAACTGCTAGTTGTCGGGCCATTGTCAAAGGTTGGAACTACATAACAGTTTTAAGTCTGTGCAAAAGTTTTTAAATAGTGCGATCTATCGATAACAAAGACAATTGAAGACCCTTTACTAGCTACCACGACTCACCCACATTGAGATGTCGGGCAATCAGGGAAGGACATGATTTGGGAACCATAAAGACTTATGAGTGATTGTGTTGCGATTCTTTGACTACGAAGGTGTTAGGGCCTTAAAACAAATTTGGACATCGTTAACACTTAAACACTTCAAAGGGATCGGTTGATTGGATATTTCAAGAAATAAGGAGGGTCAAGGACTTGGTTCTAAAGTGATGAAAAGGATCAGTTGATTGACCAAAAGTTGGTAGATTTAAAATTGAATTAAGATACACTAAATTCAAAAACTAAAAGTGGGGGCaacaaattataaatttaattaggAAATATTCTAAATTTCACTACCTTATTGAAACTTACCTATCAATCAATACAGTCAAAGTTTCTATCAAGTAACTTTTTGATCAAGACCATATTGTCCAATAGAGAATGATGATGTGGCTTACCCTTTATGACATTCTATTAATAGTGTAAAGTGTTCTATTTGACATGTGTACCAATATCATGACCATGCATTTTCTAGTTGTATACCTCATCATAAAATCCTCATACAAATAATCATATATGTACAAACACAACACATATTATGATATATATTTCCTTATAAGTTTAAATAAACACTCAACCTTACAACGAAAGGAACTATGGCATGCTAAATAGTTGAGCAAGAAATGGGTCTTGTTGGTTGGACCTATGCATTGTGTGTCTCCTATCTATCCTACATAGATCCTTTACCTAGAATCATACACACACAAATAATTTAGAAATTCATTATGGATGAAATcaaaatagatttttaaaaataaattgtagGGGATTGCATTATCATATGGGTGGTTGTCAAAACAACCCACCACCTATCCCAAGAGTTATTGTATATTCTCTAGTGTTGGAACCAATGAATTCACAATATTTTGTAACTTATAGGCATTGGATGATTAGTTATTTAGTCTACAAATAACAcatataaatatttatacatgtTATTTTTATCTTTCACCTATTTCTAAGATTTTTTTGTATAATACTAGAGAGAATATTTTGACTATAATCTATTCACGTTTTCATATCCCACTAACTAAATTTATGTGAGATGTTATATACTCCATTGAATTCGAAAGAGACTACCCATCCATGCTTGTAAATTTTAGATTTTTGGTTTCTATTAATATTTGAAGctccattttattttttatttttcttaagtaTTTTCTTGGGTTATAGGAGGATGCCTCAAAATTTATAGAGGAGTTTGAGTGGAGTTATTTTTCTCAATATCCTctatatgattttcatcacatatttCATTAGTTCTTGAGAAAATGGTAGAAAAGAGTTACAATTTTGCTTATTTTTGTTTATGTAGGTTATAACATGCACGCATCTAGGCTTGATGGTGACTAGGCCTTAGTCTTGGCACTACCGAGATATAACATGATCACACTATAAAAAAATTGTGTTATCTATTATTTTGATTAAAAATAAGTCTTTTTCTCCCCATCTTTGTGCACAATGATATTCAATTTTGTAGGGACTCTTCaaaaaaatataggtaaaaatATAATGGAACATTCTCATCGAATTAAATCAAGTAATTGATACTAGGGTCAAACAAAACACATTAACAAGTGATCCATCTCTTCCATATTGTTAAATTAGGTCAATTTCCTTCTTAGGAAAATAATTCATAGATAGATAAGTTGATAATCTATTTTCGCATCCTTTGTGACAATTACATGCAATGGGGAACACCACTCTTCATGGATGTATGATTGATCTAAGAGTATGTGGGGCACAAAAACATGTGACCAATATGGTGGTTTTGATCATTTTCCTATATAATTTCATGAAGAGGTTTCTCATCCAACTGGAAAACCATGTGTCAAATTATAGGTCCTAATATGGCTTCTATGCTATTCTAAGAATTGGCTAGTCAATAACATTTATGAGAACTAATGTAGAATATGAAATAAATTGGCTCCAAATGACTCTTTATAGTTTGTTAGCAAGAAGTAACAAGGCATATGAACCAACATAATTCAAATTTGTTGTTATAGTTTTAAATATGTTGTTAAACATAATCTCTACTTTCCTACTCAATTACACCATGCATGTTTCTAGTTCCTTTATCATTAATTAAATTGTTTCCACACATAACCTAATTGTATCCATTGTATTGGGTTTTCTAGAAGATTCTTCCCTAAACTACAAAATAATCTCCTCATGAAGCAGGAGAATATATAGGGTTGTCTCACATTTTGAAAACTATCTTATAGAGTGAGATGGGTATTTTCACTTGACAACATAAATTAAGTAGAATATAAAGCTTTGTCTCACACATTGAAAATTATCTTATATATCAAGTACACGAACATATAGAAAGCATACAAAAGGTAGTCTTAGTATACTATTCTTAGATACTTGTTAGGTTTTCTTATCTTTTAGTATTATCATTGTTTGTACCCTTTTTGTGATTGCGTATTATTTCTAACAagatttattcaatataaaaatagaGAGCATATTTCAAAGCTTAACGAAATGATTTCATTTTTTCCACATGCATGGTATTAAAAAACTACAATACCTCTATTTGTTGGTCAAACTTTTCTCAATTATGTAATTATGAACAATAAGATGTGAAATTACTTATTAAATGACAAGAGGTTCTCTTTTTTGCATTGTATAAATTATGTTCTAGAAACATATTTCTATACATGATtttttatcttttgatattttCACGAGATCAATGTGGAGACTTAAACTTTACTTATGGGGAAATATACTTCTTTTGTTCCTAGACCTAATCTACTCTtgtccatcaaaattttaaattaagatTAGTGTGACTCTGAGCAATATTATTACTATAATAATTACAAAGATACAATTACATTATTTTCAAGTTAAACTTATTAATCTAGATTTTATGAGTAATATTTCATAAGAACCCATGTATCACAACCATGACTGATCCATTTAACATTCAATCTATCTAGCTACCGTTCATGTTCATTTTCTCTAATCGATGTTCATGATAATGAAATCTACTCTAATACAGaacgacttaaatcacacacactgagtaaaagtgttaaatattcagagttgactgacattttctaggcttaatttGTTGCTTAATGTATtttgtcacactaagaatacacttctagacttaaaagtgttaaacactcagaattgactaacatcctctagacttaatatgttgcttaatatgTATGATTTAAAGCTGATCCCCTAATACTGTCCTAACATTTCTTATCATAAAATCTACAGAAATAATGTTCACCACTTCACTTCAAAATTCATTTAccaaatttaaaaaatgatattaaaacatAACTACTTATAAACTATCGCTCAGACTCAATAAATTTGACTGAGCAATTGAATACCAATAAAACATCATATTAATTTACAGTAACATGCAATCCAAAATTTCTGCATTTTTGATTCATTAAAAAATATGTAGGGACAGAAGCTTATCCATCATGAGCACCAAACTTCCCTTTGACGAGCATCGAATCGTCACAGGGACGACAAGCAAAGGCTCACGATCTCTCAACCATTTCCGTGGCTTGAGCCATACGCAAAATTTCTAATAAAGCTGCGAGACATCACCCAATTCATTCGCTGAAGGCAGAGGTGGAAGAAGGAATCCCGAAGGGAAGATCGATCATACAATTGGTgtagaaaatgaaagaagaaggaaAGACAGGCCCAACAAGTAAGCCAAAGAAGAGAACGTCGCGGAGCTCAAAGGCTGGTCTGCATTTCCCCGTTGGCCGAATCGCCCGCTATCTCAAGAAAGGTAAGTATGCCAAGCGGGTCGGTGCAGGAGCCTCTGTTTATCTTGCAGCTGTCCTCCAGTACCTGGCTTCTGAGGTACTATCCCATGGCCTCTAATTATCAGGTGCTGAATTCAGATTTCTATAATGATTTAAGGTTTTAAATTTGGGTTCTTTTCAGCTTTTGGAGCTTGCGGGCAATGTCGCCCGGGACAACAAGAAGGCGAGGATAGTCCCCAGACACATTATGCTAGCCATCCACAGTGATCAGGAAATCAGCAAGCTCTTGAGCACCGTCACCATTGCAAATGGTGGCTTTCTGCCTGGTTTCTTCGTTTGCTTACGGCCCACCTTTTGgcccaaaaagagttccggttccTCTAGGTCTCGCGCCTATGATAGGTATTGGTTTTAGTGAGTAAACGATACGGAATGGATGGGAACTAGGCTGCCATAGTGAATAACACGGCTCATACGAATTCAGAAAACATGAaagttattttgttgtggtgtacgCAGGAAGCTATCTGCTTCTTGTGTGTTGGTGGTATTGTTctttattgtattgtttgttaTTGATTAAATTAAATGTAAGTTATTATATGGAATATGTTTGTAAATcattttatatatacatatgtccTCCATCATTCAACCGGA includes:
- the LOC131035672 gene encoding uncharacterized protein LOC131035672; this translates as MKEEGKTGPTSKPKKRTSRSSKAGLHFPVGRIARYLKKGKYAKRVGAGASVYLAAVLQYLASELLELAGNVARDNKKARIVPRHIMLAIHSDQEISKLLSTVTIANGGFLPGFFVCLRPTFWPKKSSGSSRSRAYDRYWF